A section of the Bos indicus isolate NIAB-ARS_2022 breed Sahiwal x Tharparkar chromosome 26, NIAB-ARS_B.indTharparkar_mat_pri_1.0, whole genome shotgun sequence genome encodes:
- the LOC109578961 gene encoding olfactory receptor 13A1-like, with the protein MSPCARPAVSQRLQGLEHHVDTHNHSSVEEFALQSFSEEPGLRGLFLVLFLLLFLGALAGNTLIVTAISLHPGLHTPMYFFLTNLAVLDIVCTSTVLPKLLENLVVKGGTISYQGCMTQLFFLTWFLGAELLLLTVMAYDRCVAICRPLHYSSRMGRPVRVLLAGSVWAVSAVSTSVHTGLMTRLTFCGPNQIQHFLCEVPTLLLLSCSPTTLNNVMIVVADVYFGVVNFLLTMASYGCIIASILRMRSAAGKQRAFSTCSSHLLVVTLYYSTVIYTYILPGSGSSLENGKVVAVLYTAVSPTLNPLIYSLRNKDVKVALRKVFS; encoded by the coding sequence ATGTCTCCCTGTGCCAGGCCGGCTGTGTCCCAGAGGCTGCAAGGGCTCGAACACCACGTGGACACACACAACCACTCATCTGTGGAGGAGTTTGCCCTGCAGAGtttctcagaggagcctgggctccgGGGTCTCTTCCTGGTCttgttcctcctccttttcctggGGGCTCTTGCAGGGAACACCCTCATTGTCACGGCCATCAGCCTGCACCCAGGCCTCCATACCCCGATGTACTTCTTTCTCACCAACCTGGCTGTTTTAGACATTGTCTGCACGTCTACAGTTCTCCCCAAATTGCTGGAGAACCTGGTGGTCAAGGGTGGCACCATCTCCTACCAGGGATGCATGACTCAACTCTTCTTCCTGACCTGGTTTCTGGGGgccgagctgctgctgctgacggTCATGGCCTACGACCGCTGCGTGGCCATCTGCCGCCCGCTGCACTACAGCTCGCGGATGGGCCGGCCTGTCCGCGTCTTGCTGGCCGGCAGCGTGTGGGCTGTCAGTGCAGTCAGCACGTCCGTGCACACAGGCCTGATGACAAGGCTGACATTCTGCGGCCCCAATCAGATCCAGCATTTTCTCTGTGAAGTCCCCACGCTGCTGCTGCTCTCCTGCAGCCCAACTACGCTGAACAACGTTATGATAGTCGTCGCGGACGTCTACTTCGGGGTGGTCAACTTCCTGCTCACCATGGCGTCCTACGGCTGCATCATCGCCAGCATCCTGCGCATGCGCTCGGCCGCGGGCAAGCAGCgcgccttctccacctgctcctcccacctcctggTGGTCACCTTGTACTACTCCACCGTCATCTACACCTACATCCTCCCGGGGTCCGGCTCCTCCTTGGAAAACGGCAAAGTTGTCGCCGTGCTGTACACAGCAGTCagccccaccctgaaccctctcATCTACTCACTGCGGAACAAGGATGTCAAGGTGGCGCTCAGGAAAGTGTTTTCCTGA